TTGTCTCTCCCACGCAGTGCATGGTCTATCAGCTAGTTCTCAAGACTCAGCCAAGTCCCCAGAACCCTCCGCGGACGAATCGCCAGACAATGACAAGGAAACTTCAAGCAACGGCAGCGACTCCGGTAAGAAGAGAAAAAGAAGAGTGCTGTTTTCCAAAGCACAGACGTACGAACTTGAGCGTCGATTTAGGCAACAGAGATACCTTTCCGCGCCAGAGAGAGAACACCTCGCGAGTTTGATTCGCCTGACTCCAACTCAAGTGAAAATTTGGTTCCAGAATCATCGATACAAAATGAAGAGAGCGCGCGCTGAAAAAGGTATGGAAGTgacccatctcccctctccccggCGGGTGGCCGTGCCTGTCTTAGTCAGGGATGGAAAGCCTTGTCATACTCTTAAAGCTCAGGACTTGGCGGCCACATTTCAGGCTGGATTCCCCCTCTCGGCATATAGCGCCCAGACCCTTCATCAAATGCAATATAATGCGCAGTACAGCGCCGCCACCACGCCACAATTCCCTTCAGCACATCACTTGATGCAAACGCAACAGTGGACTTGGTGAACTAGTAGAGACTGGCGGGGCTGCCCTTTAAGAGCACGATAGGGGGTTCACTACAAAATAAAGACTTTTCATTTTGCAGCTTGACCCATAGGCCTATTtaccattttttgggggggctaaTGTGTGCGCCATGTTTACATGTTTTCGTTAAGAGAACTGGGTCCAGCCTCTCCCTAGATTTAAGAATGTCAATGCTCTTGTGAAATTTTGTAAagtatgtttgtgtgttgtaGAAATGTTTTCTTTTTGTCCTTCGTGTTATAAGCACGTACCGAACCACTTTATAATTATAGA
Above is a genomic segment from Oncorhynchus gorbuscha isolate QuinsamMale2020 ecotype Even-year linkage group LG10, OgorEven_v1.0, whole genome shotgun sequence containing:
- the nkx2.2a gene encoding homeobox protein Nkx-2.2a isoform X1 — its product is MSLTNTKTGFSVKDILDLPDTNDEEGSITGPEEDNEGSETTKNTGVLVQSPLENVQNLPIKNPFYDSSDNPYTRWLATTDSIQYSLHGLSASSQDSAKSPEPSADESPDNDKETSSNGSDSGKKRKRRVLFSKAQTYELERRFRQQRYLSAPEREHLASLIRLTPTQVKIWFQNHRYKMKRARAEKGMEVTHLPSPRRVAVPVLVRDGKPCHTLKAQDLAATFQAGFPLSAYSAQTLHQMQYNAQYSAATTPQFPSAHHLMQTQQWTW